The Clostridium chauvoei genome has a window encoding:
- a CDS encoding helix-turn-helix domain-containing protein, with translation MSRVGEKIKEARLKSGMTQKTLAKKLGVAEKYINEVEMGRKVAQESFINRVSKILNADLNDISMVVTDEVLMEERKTLQETKSKTAKKNIEQDEVWTNAFSSVLKNVPIFDYTLNKPKGFRELPIHSNKVEGYHQDKVLYLEVQDDEMTGFRMLKGDLVFAHLIKEITNNGIFLVNYKGKTKIRQIKSLGNSKVLLVSNGGSLLTETMEARDIEVIAKLERIEIKL, from the coding sequence GTGAGTAGAGTTGGGGAGAAAATCAAAGAAGCAAGACTTAAAAGTGGAATGACTCAAAAGACATTAGCAAAAAAATTAGGTGTTGCTGAAAAATATATAAATGAAGTAGAAATGGGAAGAAAGGTTGCACAAGAATCATTTATTAATAGAGTTTCTAAAATATTAAATGCAGATTTAAATGATATAAGCATGGTTGTAACTGACGAAGTCCTAATGGAAGAAAGAAAGACTTTGCAAGAAACAAAGTCTAAAACGGCTAAGAAAAATATAGAGCAAGATGAAGTATGGACAAATGCATTTTCATCAGTTTTAAAAAATGTGCCTATATTTGATTATACTTTAAATAAGCCTAAAGGATTTAGAGAATTACCTATCCATTCCAATAAAGTAGAAGGCTATCATCAAGATAAAGTATTATATTTAGAAGTTCAAGATGATGAAATGACAGGCTTTAGAATGTTAAAGGGTGATTTAGTATTTGCTCATCTTATAAAGGAAATAACTAATAATGGTATTTTCTTAGTAAATTACAAAGGCAAAACTAAAATAAGGCAAATAAAAAGTTTAGGAAATTCAAAAGTATTACTTGTAAGTAATGGTGGAAGTTTATTAACAGAAACTATGGAAGCAAGAGATATAGAAGTTATTGCTAAACTTGAAAGAATAGAGATAAAATTATAG
- a CDS encoding DUF3783 domain-containing protein, translating into MLDNNKCILTYRVPEIELKSLENKKMKIIEILPEMTEMKVRDILDGFRFPTFNPYPTKGKIILFNNFSDKELQATITAVRKLVKGGILAVVTPTSIEWKFNDLANHLVEEREWFLNQQKGSL; encoded by the coding sequence ATGCTTGATAATAATAAGTGTATCTTAACTTACAGAGTTCCAGAGATAGAGTTAAAAAGTTTAGAAAATAAAAAAATGAAAATAATAGAAATTCTACCTGAAATGACAGAAATGAAAGTTAGAGATATACTAGATGGATTTAGGTTTCCTACCTTTAATCCTTATCCTACAAAGGGAAAAATTATTTTATTTAACAATTTTTCAGATAAGGAATTACAAGCAACTATTACAGCTGTAAGAAAACTAGTAAAAGGTGGAATTTTAGCAGTTGTAACTCCTACATCAATAGAATGGAAGTTTAATGATTTAGCAAATCATTTAGTAGAAGAACGAGAATGGTTTTTAAATCAACAGAAGGGAAGTTTGTAG
- a CDS encoding peptidylprolyl isomerase: MNNPIVTINMENGGVIKAELYPEVAPNTVRNFIDLIKRGFYDGIIFHRVIPGFMIQGGCPDGTGMGGPGYSIKGEFTRNRFKNDLKHSRGVLSMARTMIPDSAGSQFFIMTQDSPHLDGQYASFGKVLEGMEVVDEIVKAKRDYNDKPYEDQKINKMTVDTFGETYDAPEIIED, from the coding sequence ATGAATAATCCAATAGTAACTATAAATATGGAAAACGGAGGAGTTATAAAAGCTGAATTATATCCAGAAGTAGCTCCAAACACAGTAAGAAACTTTATTGATTTAATTAAGAGAGGATTTTATGATGGAATAATATTTCATAGAGTAATTCCTGGCTTTATGATTCAAGGGGGATGCCCAGATGGAACAGGAATGGGTGGCCCAGGATATAGCATAAAGGGTGAATTTACAAGAAATAGATTCAAAAATGACTTAAAGCACTCAAGAGGTGTTTTATCAATGGCAAGAACTATGATTCCAGATTCAGCTGGTAGTCAATTCTTTATAATGACACAAGATTCACCACATTTAGATGGTCAATATGCATCTTTTGGAAAAGTATTAGAAGGAATGGAAGTTGTAGATGAAATAGTTAAAGCTAAAAGAGATTACAATGACAAACCTTACGAAGATCAAAAAATAAATAAGATGACTGTTGATACATTTGGCGAAACTTATGATGCACCAGAAATAATAGAGGATTAA
- a CDS encoding STAS-like domain-containing protein encodes MEIKIRDILGESIHIEDAILLREIIRNNINQGIVLDFKGFERIPSTFINCLLSDLIYKFGREYIFKQIEVKNLSNYSDYSRVVLGTTFK; translated from the coding sequence ATGGAGATAAAAATAAGAGATATACTTGGAGAAAGCATTCACATAGAAGATGCTATTTTATTAAGAGAAATTATTAGAAACAACATTAACCAGGGTATAGTACTAGATTTTAAAGGTTTTGAAAGAATACCATCTACTTTTATAAATTGTCTTTTAAGTGATTTAATTTATAAATTTGGAAGAGAATATATTTTTAAACAAATAGAAGTTAAAAATTTATCAAATTATAGTGACTATTCTAGAGTAGTTTTAGGAACTACATTTAAATAG
- the murI gene encoding glutamate racemase, producing the protein MDKRNMPIGFFDSGVGGLSVMREALKIMPNEDYIYFGDSKNAPYGTKSVTEVRDLTFKAVEFLLSQGAKGIVIACNTATSAAVAELRKAYPQVPLVGIEPALKPAVELENEGNILIMATPMTLREKKFNLLMDKYREVACIEPVPCAGLMEFIERGILKGEELEEYLKQKLSCYIDLKIAAIVLGCTHYPFISETLSKIVGEDIPIIDGGLGTSKEIKRRLQEKGLLTDSKVKGSVKIFNSLNNEGIIKLSKSLVGIE; encoded by the coding sequence TTGGATAAGAGAAATATGCCTATAGGTTTTTTTGATTCAGGGGTAGGTGGTCTTAGTGTTATGAGAGAAGCACTTAAGATAATGCCAAATGAAGATTATATATATTTTGGTGATTCTAAGAATGCACCATATGGAACTAAGTCTGTTACAGAAGTTAGGGACTTAACATTCAAAGCTGTAGAGTTTTTATTAAGCCAAGGAGCTAAAGGAATAGTTATAGCTTGCAATACAGCAACTAGTGCAGCAGTAGCAGAGTTGAGAAAAGCATATCCTCAAGTACCGTTAGTAGGAATAGAGCCTGCGTTGAAACCGGCAGTTGAGTTGGAAAATGAAGGTAATATATTAATAATGGCTACTCCTATGACTTTAAGGGAGAAGAAGTTTAATCTATTAATGGATAAATATAGAGAAGTAGCATGTATAGAGCCTGTACCTTGTGCTGGGCTAATGGAATTTATAGAAAGAGGAATTTTAAAGGGAGAAGAACTTGAAGAGTATTTAAAACAAAAGCTTAGTTGTTATATAGATTTAAAAATAGCAGCAATAGTTTTAGGTTGTACTCACTACCCTTTTATAAGTGAAACTTTATCTAAAATTGTAGGAGAAGATATTCCAATTATAGATGGAGGTCTTGGAACATCTAAGGAAATAAAGAGACGACTACAAGAGAAAGGTTTATTAACAGATTCAAAAGTAAAAGGTAGCGTAAAAATATTTAACTCTTTAAATAATGAAGGTATTATTAAATTAAGCAAATCCTTAGTTGGTATCGAATAA
- a CDS encoding glutamine synthetase, with amino-acid sequence MSNLIFTISKSNHNKEDLLNIFNNHPEIKFVSFVGVDLSGNDTDEKIPAKVFLEDLDSFLHGVAIQTDGSSVVLPGIATLNDAKVDMITDLNCNWFVDYNYDHIDASTNKPVGTLRIPSFLVHNHKPVCSRHILTSAVDTFKSTLFNIFKNKPQTLKPFNITFDDIDDIVITSASELEFWVKTPNDKAEIEELSTSQVLHEHYWTRTKGSVRTALEQSLLLMEEYGFEPEMGHKEVGGVKAKLESSGNFNHIMEQLEIDWKYSDAIQAADNEIFVKILVQEVFRRNGLEVTFKAKPIDGVAGSGMHIHLGVSLKLKNGKRINLFHATKEDFLSCLGYGAVMGILKNYEVMNPFISSTNNSLKRLKPGFEAPICVVTSLGLTPDNPSRNRTVLVGLIRDLQNPLATRFELRSPNPHTNIYLAIAVSYMAMLDGIIYATDNNKTEEELLIELSKKAGENSDYLEKDRAYRSEEDVFEYFTEEERNSFFGKAPATIYENLIQLDNNPNKLEILKRNNVMGDALINSFKLATTERWATEISHRVISNYSLEVRGYKQLHGSHALDLDVSNWMRINDLRHYIMKDTYTTKSLFTQIKEALASDDFATASTLSLKLDDMMSELRDLYVQYKKNLLDI; translated from the coding sequence ATGAGTAATTTAATATTTACAATTTCAAAATCAAATCATAATAAAGAAGATTTATTAAATATTTTTAATAATCACCCTGAAATAAAATTTGTTTCCTTTGTAGGTGTAGATTTATCTGGTAATGATACAGATGAAAAAATTCCTGCAAAAGTATTTTTAGAAGACCTAGACAGTTTCCTTCATGGTGTTGCCATTCAAACTGATGGTTCATCGGTTGTACTTCCTGGCATAGCTACCCTTAATGACGCCAAAGTTGATATGATTACAGACCTTAACTGTAATTGGTTTGTTGACTATAATTATGATCACATCGATGCTTCAACTAATAAGCCTGTTGGAACTTTAAGAATCCCTTCATTTTTAGTTCATAATCATAAACCTGTATGTTCAAGACATATCTTAACTTCTGCAGTAGATACCTTCAAGTCTACTCTTTTTAATATCTTTAAAAATAAACCCCAAACATTAAAGCCTTTTAATATAACATTTGATGATATTGATGATATTGTTATAACATCTGCATCAGAACTTGAATTTTGGGTTAAAACTCCTAATGATAAAGCAGAAATTGAAGAATTATCTACATCTCAAGTTTTACATGAACATTACTGGACAAGAACTAAAGGTTCTGTAAGAACAGCTTTAGAACAATCTTTATTGCTTATGGAAGAATACGGATTTGAACCTGAAATGGGCCATAAAGAGGTTGGTGGAGTTAAAGCTAAACTTGAATCCTCAGGAAACTTCAATCATATAATGGAGCAACTTGAAATAGACTGGAAGTATTCTGATGCAATACAAGCTGCAGATAACGAAATATTTGTAAAGATTCTTGTTCAAGAAGTATTTAGACGTAATGGATTAGAGGTAACATTTAAAGCAAAGCCAATTGATGGTGTTGCTGGATCTGGTATGCACATTCATTTAGGTGTTAGCTTAAAGCTTAAAAATGGGAAAAGAATTAACTTATTCCATGCTACAAAAGAAGATTTTTTAAGTTGTTTAGGTTATGGAGCTGTAATGGGAATTCTTAAAAACTATGAAGTTATGAATCCATTTATATCTTCAACGAACAACTCATTAAAAAGATTAAAACCTGGCTTTGAAGCTCCTATATGCGTAGTTACATCTCTTGGGTTAACCCCTGATAATCCTTCAAGAAATAGAACTGTTCTTGTTGGCCTTATTAGAGACTTACAAAATCCATTAGCCACTAGATTCGAACTTAGATCTCCAAACCCTCATACTAATATTTACTTAGCAATAGCCGTTTCTTATATGGCAATGTTAGATGGTATAATATATGCTACTGATAATAATAAAACTGAAGAAGAACTATTAATTGAATTATCTAAAAAAGCAGGTGAAAATTCAGATTACCTAGAAAAAGATAGAGCTTATAGAAGTGAAGAGGATGTATTTGAATATTTCACTGAAGAAGAAAGAAATAGTTTCTTTGGAAAAGCACCAGCTACAATATATGAAAACTTAATTCAATTAGATAATAATCCTAATAAATTAGAAATATTAAAAAGAAATAATGTAATGGGTGATGCTCTAATTAATAGCTTTAAACTAGCAACTACTGAAAGATGGGCAACTGAAATATCTCATAGAGTTATATCAAATTATTCATTAGAAGTTAGAGGGTATAAGCAACTTCATGGTAGTCATGCATTAGATTTAGATGTTTCAAATTGGATGAGAATAAATGACTTAAGACATTATATAATGAAGGATACTTATACTACTAAGAGCTTATTTACTCAAATAAAAGAAGCGTTAGCTTCAGATGACTTCGCTACAGCATCAACTTTATCTCTAAAGCTTGATGATATGATGTCAGAATTAAGAGATCTTTATGTTCAATATAAAAAGAATTTATTAGATATATAG
- a CDS encoding IS256 family transposase, whose translation MTRKIDTNFDYNEEIKRCKTIDDVMGKNGLIQRLVKDVLENILEGEMEEHLGRNKYERVEAVDQTKKNYRNGYSRKNLRSSFGDVDLDVPRDRNAEFEPQIIKKYETVCTELDKKIISLYAKGMSTSDIQAEIEDLYGITISPSMVSKITDKVLASAAEWQNRVLDKIYPIVYLDAMYFKVRSNGKIVNKAVYICLGYTMEGYKDILGIWVDEAEGAKFWLGICNDLKNRGVKEILIACMDGLKGLPQAIKTVFPSVNIQTCIVHQIRNSIKYIASKDKKAFMKDLKEVYKATTEELALAQLDNLKERWGDKYGIVIDSWYNNWSNLSTFFDFSPTIRKMIYTTNILEGFNRQIRKFTKVRVIFPTDESLNKCVYLATMEILEKWTQPIHNWGATLAELSIIFEDQLKDELA comes from the coding sequence ATGACAAGAAAAATTGATACCAACTTTGATTACAATGAGGAAATTAAAAGATGTAAAACAATCGATGATGTAATGGGTAAAAACGGATTAATACAAAGATTAGTTAAAGATGTCCTTGAAAATATATTAGAAGGTGAAATGGAAGAACATCTAGGAAGAAATAAATATGAACGTGTAGAAGCAGTTGATCAAACTAAGAAGAACTACAGGAATGGTTATAGTCGCAAGAATTTAAGAAGTTCCTTCGGTGACGTCGACCTAGACGTACCCCGTGATAGAAATGCTGAATTTGAGCCACAAATTATAAAAAAATATGAAACTGTGTGTACTGAGTTAGATAAAAAGATTATATCTTTATATGCTAAAGGTATGTCAACATCTGATATTCAGGCTGAAATTGAAGACTTATATGGAATAACTATATCACCATCGATGGTATCTAAAATAACTGATAAAGTGCTTGCTAGCGCCGCCGAATGGCAAAATAGAGTATTAGATAAAATATATCCAATAGTTTATTTAGATGCTATGTACTTTAAAGTTAGAAGTAATGGAAAGATAGTTAACAAGGCTGTCTATATATGCTTAGGATACACTATGGAAGGATATAAAGATATTTTAGGTATATGGGTTGATGAAGCAGAAGGTGCTAAATTCTGGTTAGGAATTTGCAATGATTTAAAAAATAGAGGTGTAAAAGAAATTTTAATTGCTTGTATGGATGGATTAAAAGGTCTTCCACAAGCTATAAAAACAGTATTTCCATCAGTAAATATTCAAACATGTATTGTTCATCAAATAAGAAATTCAATAAAATACATAGCTTCAAAAGATAAAAAAGCATTTATGAAAGATTTGAAGGAGGTTTATAAGGCTACAACAGAGGAACTTGCGTTAGCACAGCTAGATAATTTAAAGGAGAGATGGGGAGATAAATATGGAATAGTAATAGATTCCTGGTATAACAATTGGAGTAACCTTTCAACATTTTTTGACTTCTCTCCAACTATAAGAAAGATGATTTATACTACAAATATCTTAGAGGGTTTTAATCGTCAAATACGTAAATTCACTAAAGTTAGAGTCATATTCCCAACTGATGAATCTTTAAATAAGTGTGTTTACTTAGCAACAATGGAGATACTAGAAAAATGGACTCAACCTATACATAATTGGGGTGCTACGCTAGCGGAGCTATCAATAATATTTGAAGATCAATTAAAAGATGAATTAGCTTAA
- the carB gene encoding carbamoyl-phosphate synthase large subunit, which translates to MPLNKDIKKVLVIGSGPIIIGQAAEFDYSGTQACQALKEEGIEVVLVNSNPATIMTDAEVADKVYLEPLTIEFLEKVIAKEKPDSLLAGMGGQTGLNLAVELYDNGILDKYNVKVIGTSIESIKEGEDRELFRDMMNRINEPVIQSEIVTDFEAGMAFANKIGYPVIVRPAYTLGGTGGGIAETEDELKEILTSGLQLSTIGQVLLEKSVKGWKEVEYEVMRDSYGNCITVCNMENIDPVGIHTGDSIVVAPSQTLSDKEYQMLRTASINIINAVGIEGGCNVQFALNPNSFEYAVIEINPRVSRSSALASKATGYPIAKLAAKISLGYGLDEIKNAVTQKTYACFEPTLDYVVVKIPKWPFDKFFTADRALGTKMMATGEIMAIGANFESAFLKGIRSLEIGKYSLDHPKFKELSIQELKKAVMKPDDERMFALAEMIRRDYRIESIAKITGIDIFFLEKIKWIIHEETRLKLSHIENLDKDWLLNLKKKGFSDKAIADMLKVSPDDIYRLRSIWNIKPAYKMVDTCGGEFEALSPYYYSTYEQFDEVEVSDKKKVIVIGSGPIRIGQGIEFDYASVHCVMALKKMGIETIIVNNNPETVSTDFNISDKLYFEPLTEEDVLNIIEKEKPYGVILQFGGQTAIKLANFLKEKGIKTLGTTADQIDMAEDREKFDELLEGLGIDRPKGKGVWTVEEGLEEARKLGFPVLVRPSYVLGGQGMEITFDEEELIYYLKNAFVKDKKNPILVDKYLMGREIEVDAISDGENILIPGIMEHLERAGVHSGDSVTMYPSQNISDKIKAKVLDYTKKLAVAIGIKGMINIQFIEFEGELYIIEVNPRASRTVPYISKVSKVPIVDLATKVMLGHKLTDLGYGVDVYKEPELVSVKVPVFSTQKLPKVEVSLGPEMKSTGEVLGVGRNVKEALYKGFVGGSMYPGNEKGKILATINKHDKEEFLPIAKMLSEVGYKFIATAGTAKLLREAGIDAEEVRKLNEDAPNILDVVKNKEVDLVINTPTKGNDSKRDGFLIRRAAVERNIGVITALDTLKAIAEVKVENVEKKDLEVFNIAE; encoded by the coding sequence ATGCCATTAAATAAAGATATTAAGAAAGTTTTAGTTATAGGATCAGGTCCAATTATAATAGGTCAAGCAGCAGAGTTTGATTACTCAGGAACTCAAGCTTGCCAAGCTTTAAAAGAAGAAGGAATAGAGGTTGTACTAGTAAATTCAAATCCAGCAACAATAATGACAGATGCAGAAGTTGCAGATAAAGTTTACTTAGAACCATTAACAATAGAGTTTTTAGAAAAAGTTATAGCAAAAGAAAAACCAGATAGCTTACTTGCAGGTATGGGTGGGCAAACTGGACTTAACTTAGCTGTAGAATTATATGATAATGGAATATTAGATAAATATAATGTAAAAGTAATAGGTACATCTATCGAATCAATTAAAGAGGGTGAAGATAGAGAGCTATTTAGAGATATGATGAATAGAATAAATGAACCTGTTATACAAAGTGAAATAGTTACTGACTTTGAAGCAGGTATGGCTTTTGCTAATAAAATAGGATATCCAGTAATAGTTAGACCGGCTTATACATTAGGAGGAACTGGTGGTGGAATAGCTGAAACAGAAGATGAATTAAAAGAGATTTTAACATCAGGTTTACAATTAAGTACTATAGGTCAAGTTCTTCTAGAAAAATCCGTTAAGGGTTGGAAGGAAGTAGAGTATGAAGTTATGAGGGATTCGTATGGTAACTGTATAACTGTGTGTAACATGGAAAATATAGATCCAGTAGGAATCCACACAGGAGATAGTATAGTTGTAGCTCCTTCTCAAACTTTATCAGATAAGGAATACCAAATGTTAAGAACTGCATCAATAAATATAATAAATGCAGTTGGAATAGAGGGAGGTTGTAATGTACAATTTGCCTTAAATCCAAATTCATTTGAATATGCAGTTATAGAAATAAATCCAAGAGTATCAAGATCATCAGCCCTTGCATCAAAAGCAACAGGTTATCCTATAGCAAAGCTTGCAGCTAAAATTTCACTAGGTTATGGATTAGATGAAATAAAAAATGCTGTTACTCAAAAAACATATGCTTGTTTTGAACCAACTTTAGATTATGTAGTAGTTAAAATTCCAAAGTGGCCTTTTGATAAGTTCTTTACTGCTGACAGAGCATTAGGAACAAAAATGATGGCTACAGGTGAAATAATGGCTATAGGAGCTAATTTTGAGTCAGCTTTCTTAAAGGGAATTAGAAGTTTAGAAATAGGTAAATACTCATTAGATCATCCAAAGTTTAAGGAACTAAGTATTCAAGAACTTAAAAAAGCTGTAATGAAACCAGATGATGAAAGAATGTTTGCTCTTGCAGAAATGATTAGAAGAGATTATAGAATAGAAAGTATTGCTAAAATAACAGGAATAGATATATTCTTCTTAGAAAAAATTAAATGGATAATTCATGAAGAAACAAGATTAAAGTTAAGTCACATAGAAAATTTAGATAAAGATTGGTTATTAAATTTAAAGAAAAAAGGATTCTCAGATAAAGCTATAGCAGATATGTTAAAGGTTAGCCCAGATGATATCTATAGATTAAGAAGTATATGGAATATAAAACCTGCTTATAAGATGGTTGATACTTGTGGTGGGGAGTTTGAAGCACTATCACCATACTACTATTCAACATATGAGCAATTTGATGAAGTAGAAGTTTCAGATAAGAAAAAAGTAATAGTTATAGGTTCAGGTCCTATTAGAATAGGGCAAGGAATAGAATTTGATTATGCTTCAGTTCATTGCGTAATGGCATTAAAGAAAATGGGAATAGAAACAATAATAGTAAACAACAATCCAGAAACAGTAAGTACAGACTTCAATATATCAGATAAATTATATTTTGAACCACTAACTGAAGAGGATGTATTAAATATAATAGAAAAAGAAAAGCCTTATGGAGTTATACTACAATTTGGTGGTCAAACAGCTATAAAGCTTGCTAATTTCTTAAAGGAAAAAGGAATAAAAACTTTAGGAACAACAGCAGATCAAATAGATATGGCTGAAGATAGAGAAAAATTTGATGAGTTACTTGAAGGATTAGGAATAGACAGACCAAAAGGTAAAGGGGTTTGGACAGTAGAAGAAGGATTAGAAGAAGCAAGAAAATTAGGCTTCCCAGTATTAGTAAGACCTTCATATGTACTTGGTGGTCAAGGTATGGAAATAACTTTTGATGAAGAGGAATTAATATACTACTTAAAGAATGCTTTTGTTAAAGATAAAAAGAATCCGATATTAGTAGATAAATATTTAATGGGTAGAGAAATAGAAGTAGATGCTATATCAGATGGAGAGAATATTTTAATACCAGGAATAATGGAGCATTTAGAAAGAGCAGGAGTTCACTCAGGTGACTCAGTAACTATGTATCCAAGTCAAAATATAAGTGATAAAATAAAGGCTAAAGTCTTAGATTATACTAAGAAGTTAGCAGTTGCTATAGGAATTAAAGGAATGATAAATATTCAATTTATAGAGTTTGAAGGAGAATTATATATAATTGAAGTTAATCCAAGAGCATCAAGAACAGTTCCATACATTAGTAAAGTTAGTAAAGTTCCAATAGTAGATTTAGCTACTAAAGTAATGCTTGGGCATAAATTAACGGACTTAGGATATGGAGTAGATGTGTATAAAGAGCCAGAATTAGTATCAGTTAAGGTGCCTGTTTTCTCAACTCAAAAGCTTCCAAAGGTTGAGGTATCTTTAGGACCAGAAATGAAATCTACTGGTGAAGTTTTAGGTGTAGGTAGAAATGTTAAAGAAGCTTTATATAAGGGCTTTGTAGGTGGTAGCATGTATCCAGGAAACGAAAAAGGTAAGATATTAGCTACTATAAATAAACATGATAAAGAAGAGTTTTTACCAATAGCTAAAATGCTTTCAGAAGTAGGCTATAAGTTTATAGCAACAGCTGGAACAGCTAAATTACTTAGAGAAGCTGGTATAGATGCAGAAGAAGTAAGAAAACTCAATGAAGATGCACCTAATATATTAGATGTTGTTAAGAATAAAGAAGTAGATTTAGTAATAAATACACCAACTAAAGGAAATGACTCTAAGAGAGATGGCTTCTTAATAAGAAGAGCAGCTGTAGAGAGAAATATTGGAGTAATAACAGCATTAGATACATTAAAGGCTATAGCAGAAGTTAAAGTTGAAAATGTAGAAAAGAAAGACTTAGAAGTATTTAATATAGCAGAGTAA
- the carA gene encoding glutamine-hydrolyzing carbamoyl-phosphate synthase small subunit, whose product MKAKLILENGMIFEGKAFGYLKDNVGEVVFTTGMTGYQEVLTDPSYYGQIVTMTYPLIGNYGINLEDMESDSPKVRGFIVREKCSFPNNFRCEMGLEDFLKQNKIIGLEGIDTRALTKVLRNYGTMKGIISLEANSLEEVEEKVKAFSNNEAVSIVSTKETYTIEGQGKHVAIMDFGIKQNIIRNFKKRGCKITVFPMTATAEEVLSVNPDLVFLSNGPGDPEDLTDVIENIKKIVGKKPIVGICLGHQLLGLTLGGKTTKLKFGHRGCNHPVKDLEENKVHITSQNHGYVVETLPEDVVATHVNINDGTIEGMKHTKLPIFSVQFHPEAAAGPKDSEYIFDKFMNYAL is encoded by the coding sequence ATGAAAGCAAAACTTATATTAGAAAATGGAATGATATTTGAAGGGAAAGCCTTTGGATATTTAAAAGATAATGTTGGAGAGGTTGTATTTACAACAGGAATGACTGGTTATCAAGAAGTGTTAACAGATCCATCATATTATGGACAAATAGTAACAATGACATATCCTTTAATCGGGAATTATGGAATTAACTTAGAAGATATGGAGTCAGATTCACCAAAGGTTAGAGGATTTATAGTAAGAGAAAAATGTAGCTTCCCTAATAATTTTAGATGTGAAATGGGATTAGAAGATTTTCTAAAACAAAATAAAATTATTGGATTAGAAGGAATAGACACTAGAGCATTAACAAAGGTTTTAAGAAACTATGGAACAATGAAAGGCATAATATCATTAGAGGCAAATTCTTTAGAAGAAGTAGAAGAAAAAGTTAAGGCATTCTCTAATAATGAAGCTGTTAGCATAGTATCAACAAAAGAGACTTATACTATAGAAGGTCAGGGAAAACATGTAGCAATAATGGATTTTGGAATAAAACAAAATATTATAAGAAACTTCAAAAAAAGAGGATGCAAAATAACTGTATTCCCAATGACTGCAACAGCTGAGGAAGTTTTATCAGTTAACCCAGACTTAGTATTTTTATCAAATGGACCAGGAGATCCAGAAGATTTAACAGATGTAATAGAGAATATTAAAAAGATAGTTGGAAAGAAACCTATAGTAGGAATATGTTTAGGACACCAACTGTTAGGATTAACTTTAGGAGGAAAGACTACTAAGTTAAAGTTTGGACATAGAGGATGTAACCATCCAGTTAAGGATTTAGAAGAAAATAAAGTTCATATTACATCACAAAATCATGGATATGTGGTTGAAACATTGCCAGAAGATGTTGTAGCAACTCATGTAAATATAAATGATGGAACAATAGAGGGAATGAAGCATACAAAGTTACCAATATTCTCAGTTCAATTCCATCCAGAGGCTGCAGCAGGTCCAAAGGACAGTGAATATATATTTGATAAATTTATGAATTACGCACTATAG